A window of Geotrypetes seraphini chromosome 16, aGeoSer1.1, whole genome shotgun sequence genomic DNA:
GCTTTAAAAATTAGCCCTCTTTGTTTAAAGGAAACCTGGATTCCCTTATAAGACAGAATCTTGGTTGGAAATCCTTCCTTGGAGAGGATACGTCACATACGCATAAATAATTTATAATGCAATATTTTGTGGGCCATATTTTTTGAACATAGAAGAGAAACAGTCTTTGCAAGGTCCATCACAGAGCAGCTGCTCCCTCTTTGTCAAAGGTTTGTATAACAGCTTAACCATATCCATGATTTGGGGCTCTCCTTTCCTGAAGAAACAGATTCAGGATTACAGAGGAGAAGTTTGCCCTGTCTGAAAGGCATCTGACTTTCCCTCCTGTGAGAATCTGAATCAGCCctctctacctcctcctccctcccatctgagCAACCGCACAATTTGGTGCTCATCTGGCAACCTGAGTCCTGTGAAGCTGCAATTCATTAAAACCTTTGATCTGAACGTAAAAGACCATTCACAGACATTCTCTGACATGTATTCATGCTGGCGCTTACAGATTTCACATTTTAAAAGGGTCCAGTCACTAGCTAGCAATTTCCTACTACAGTTGGGGGCTTGGTTCTTGAAAAATGTATCTCTGAAGTTCATTGCCTTTGTCTTCAGCTCAGCCCATGCCACACTTATCCATCTTCCTCCAAAGCAGCTTTGGTTACCTCATTGCCTTATTAGGCTGGTCGTTTGAATCTTGGTTTACCTGAGACAATCTAGTCTGCATTTCACTGTCATGCTTGCCCTGCTCCTTTCCTGCCAGTAACACCGTCTGATTCAGCAGTAGCTTTGTGCCTGAGCCAGGGTTCACAGAATGCTTGGACAGTGGAAACTGCTTGACATTTAACATATCCTTGTACTGCAGTTCAGGAGTGATAATGCGTTTACACCGCTCTTTGACTAGTGGGTCAAGATCTGGTTTCAAGACCCAACCCAAGATCTTTGCTTGCCCGTACTGGAAAGGTCTGATACTATCATCCTGAATGTTATTTGCCTCTACTGGTTTGTCCCCCTGCAGACATTCCTTCATTAACTCCTGTTGCTTTTTTTGCAACTGGAGCACTTCTTCCCTCATGCGCTCCCAACCAAACTGTTCCACCTTCTGCCAGAATGTTCTATTGAAGTGCATATAGAGATACCAGTCTAGTGCGTTCCATTCTTTCAACTTCTCCACTGTTTGTGGACTTAAAGTGTGAACACTGTCTTTGCTCCTAAAGTTCAATTTAAAGGCCACCATATCATCAAGCTCCCAGCAGAGGGCCTCCTTGAGCAGCACTAGGGACTCATCAAAGTATTCTGAAAATAAGATAAGTTGGAAAGTCCTCTCCACATTGGACACAATTCTCTTCGCATATGTAGTGTTAAATTGGGCATTGTGATCAAAACCAAAGTCAAAAGAGAGCATGTTGCGGGCATAATGGTTGTTCATTTTGTTGGGGTTATAATACATGAGTGGGTTGTCGACGAAGACCTCGAAACTTGGTACCTTTTTGAAGGCAGGTGAGGCATTTTTGTAGTATGTGAAGGAGGATTCAGCCATTGTCACGGGGTCCCTTATGATGGAAAAGAAGAAGGAGTCCTTTGGCATCACTTTATTTACCTGGAAAAGCAAAGATGGAGAATTGTGTTGGTGAATGAAACCAATCAAAGAGGCATCATCCACAACATATGAACTGACATGCCTCTCCTATCCTTTCATATAGGAACATTCTAACCACAAAGTTGAAGAAGAGATGGGTGGGGTAAATGGTAGAGATCTACAAAATTCGGAGAGAAGTAAAACATAAATGTGAATcagttgtttactctttcaaaaaatacaaagactagaggacatgcCATGaagatttatttatataccacttataacctaagtggtgtacattcaggtacttaagcattttttcctatctgtcctagcaggctcacactctatctaatgtacctggggcaatggggggggattaagtgacttgcccagggtcaaaaggaatagcgtgagtttgaaccgacaacctcagggtgctgaggctgtagctttaaccactgcgccacactcttcccttAGATACAtgctaatacttttaaaacaaataggagaaaatattttatcACAATGAATAGGTAAGCTCTgcaactcattgccagaggatatggtaacagcagttagcatgtctgggtttaaaaaaggtttggataagttcctggaggaaaagtccataattagCTATTCCtggggtcagtagcatggaatcttgctaccatTTGGTTttgtgccaggtacttgtgacttgg
This region includes:
- the GAL3ST4 gene encoding galactose-3-O-sulfotransferase 4 isoform X4, translating into MKRTRKNRSLGNCVKLWLHPRILPVYQDVVRFSTWSAEEQEVPSDMKTCQPKEHIMFLKTHKTASSTILNILHRYGDHHNLTFALPIRYQFGYPYLFHSRRVKGFSPDRKQNYHILCHHMRFNLLEVNKVMPKDSFFFSIIRDPVTMAESSFTYYKNASPAFKKVPSFEVFVDNPLMYYNPNKMNNHYARNMLSFDFGFDHNAQFNTTYAKRIVSNVERTFQLILFSEYFDESLVLLKEALCWELDDMVAFKLNFRSKDSVHTLSPQTVEKLKEWNALDWYLYMHFNRTFWQKVEQFGWERMREEVLQLQKKQQELMKECLQGDKPVEANNIQDDSIRPFQYGQAKILGWVLKPDLDPLVKERCKRIITPELQYKDMLNVKQFPLSKHSVNPGSGTKLLLNQTVLLAGKEQGKHDSEMQTRLSQVNQDSNDQPNKAMR
- the GAL3ST4 gene encoding galactose-3-O-sulfotransferase 4 isoform X5, with translation MKRTRKNRSLGNCVKLWLHPRRMKVLACGQTQMYCLAVVICMVIGFTMQILFSQQRYQFGYPYLFHSRRVKGFSPDRKQNYHILCHHMRFNLLEVNKVMPKDSFFFSIIRDPVTMAESSFTYYKNASPAFKKVPSFEVFVDNPLMYYNPNKMNNHYARNMLSFDFGFDHNAQFNTTYAKRIVSNVERTFQLILFSEYFDESLVLLKEALCWELDDMVAFKLNFRSKDSVHTLSPQTVEKLKEWNALDWYLYMHFNRTFWQKVEQFGWERMREEVLQLQKKQQELMKECLQGDKPVEANNIQDDSIRPFQYGQAKILGWVLKPDLDPLVKERCKRIITPELQYKDMLNVKQFPLSKHSVNPGSGTKLLLNQTVLLAGKEQGKHDSEMQTRLSQVNQDSNDQPNKAMR
- the GAL3ST4 gene encoding galactose-3-O-sulfotransferase 4 isoform X2, encoding MKSIRFWCSEFLRRMKVLACGQTQMYCLAVVICMVIGFTMQILFSQQRILPVYQDVVRFSTWSAEEQEVPSDMKTCQPKEHIMFLKTHKTASSTILNILHRYGDHHNLTFALPIRYQFGYPYLFHSRRVKGFSPDRKQNYHILCHHMRFNLLEVNKVMPKDSFFFSIIRDPVTMAESSFTYYKNASPAFKKVPSFEVFVDNPLMYYNPNKMNNHYARNMLSFDFGFDHNAQFNTTYAKRIVSNVERTFQLILFSEYFDESLVLLKEALCWELDDMVAFKLNFRSKDSVHTLSPQTVEKLKEWNALDWYLYMHFNRTFWQKVEQFGWERMREEVLQLQKKQQELMKECLQGDKPVEANNIQDDSIRPFQYGQAKILGWVLKPDLDPLVKERCKRIITPELQYKDMLNVKQFPLSKHSVNPGSGTKLLLNQTVLLAGKEQGKHDSEMQTRLSQVNQDSNDQPNKAMR
- the GAL3ST4 gene encoding galactose-3-O-sulfotransferase 4 isoform X3; protein product: MKVLACGQTQMYCLAVVICMVIGFTMQILFSQQRILPVYQDVVRFSTWSAEEQEVPSDMKTCQPKEHIMFLKTHKTASSTILNILHRYGDHHNLTFALPIRYQFGYPYLFHSRRVKGFSPDRKQNYHILCHHMRFNLLEVNKVMPKDSFFFSIIRDPVTMAESSFTYYKNASPAFKKVPSFEVFVDNPLMYYNPNKMNNHYARNMLSFDFGFDHNAQFNTTYAKRIVSNVERTFQLILFSEYFDESLVLLKEALCWELDDMVAFKLNFRSKDSVHTLSPQTVEKLKEWNALDWYLYMHFNRTFWQKVEQFGWERMREEVLQLQKKQQELMKECLQGDKPVEANNIQDDSIRPFQYGQAKILGWVLKPDLDPLVKERCKRIITPELQYKDMLNVKQFPLSKHSVNPGSGTKLLLNQTVLLAGKEQGKHDSEMQTRLSQVNQDSNDQPNKAMR
- the GAL3ST4 gene encoding galactose-3-O-sulfotransferase 4 isoform X6, translating into MKSIRFWCSEFLRRMKVLACGQTQMYCLAVVICMVIGFTMQILFSQQRYQFGYPYLFHSRRVKGFSPDRKQNYHILCHHMRFNLLEVNKVMPKDSFFFSIIRDPVTMAESSFTYYKNASPAFKKVPSFEVFVDNPLMYYNPNKMNNHYARNMLSFDFGFDHNAQFNTTYAKRIVSNVERTFQLILFSEYFDESLVLLKEALCWELDDMVAFKLNFRSKDSVHTLSPQTVEKLKEWNALDWYLYMHFNRTFWQKVEQFGWERMREEVLQLQKKQQELMKECLQGDKPVEANNIQDDSIRPFQYGQAKILGWVLKPDLDPLVKERCKRIITPELQYKDMLNVKQFPLSKHSVNPGSGTKLLLNQTVLLAGKEQGKHDSEMQTRLSQVNQDSNDQPNKAMR
- the GAL3ST4 gene encoding galactose-3-O-sulfotransferase 4 isoform X1; the encoded protein is MKRTRKNRSLGNCVKLWLHPRRMKVLACGQTQMYCLAVVICMVIGFTMQILFSQQRILPVYQDVVRFSTWSAEEQEVPSDMKTCQPKEHIMFLKTHKTASSTILNILHRYGDHHNLTFALPIRYQFGYPYLFHSRRVKGFSPDRKQNYHILCHHMRFNLLEVNKVMPKDSFFFSIIRDPVTMAESSFTYYKNASPAFKKVPSFEVFVDNPLMYYNPNKMNNHYARNMLSFDFGFDHNAQFNTTYAKRIVSNVERTFQLILFSEYFDESLVLLKEALCWELDDMVAFKLNFRSKDSVHTLSPQTVEKLKEWNALDWYLYMHFNRTFWQKVEQFGWERMREEVLQLQKKQQELMKECLQGDKPVEANNIQDDSIRPFQYGQAKILGWVLKPDLDPLVKERCKRIITPELQYKDMLNVKQFPLSKHSVNPGSGTKLLLNQTVLLAGKEQGKHDSEMQTRLSQVNQDSNDQPNKAMR